A single genomic interval of bacterium harbors:
- a CDS encoding GIY-YIG nuclease family protein encodes MNEKTKKIVDSIARTPGVYFFKNKDGIILYIGKAKNLNDRVKSYFAQQPHDWKLAGLLSEFETIETVKTHNEIEALLLEAELIKIHKPKYNTLLKEGNPFVYILKTDEPVADLQIVRTKKQKGLYFGPFLQKKEARSVVAFLKDSFTLNRCNKKIENGCLDYHLGRCAGTCKRDFDTEGYNIRMELAVNVLKNDKNAFIDTLKTHIKQYSVDLAFEKARNLQKYLEGLEVIFNTIKTKFSVEKYESELIRILYPQELGEGSTQINLQLQTFLKTEKPIRTIDCFDISHMQGQDIVGSCVRFTDGRPDKNKFRKFRLKTVTQQNDYAALQEIVIRRYKDKTEIPDLVVIDGGKGQLSAVKQILPDALIISLAKREERIFGSWDPDGIRLDLHDPVGKLLIALRDYTHHFAISFHRLRRKNSIKE; translated from the coding sequence ATGAACGAAAAGACAAAGAAAATAGTTGATTCTATTGCTCGCACGCCCGGTGTTTATTTTTTCAAGAATAAAGATGGCATTATTTTGTATATTGGCAAAGCAAAAAATCTTAATGACCGAGTAAAATCATACTTTGCACAACAACCACACGACTGGAAATTGGCAGGCTTGTTGTCTGAATTTGAAACGATCGAGACCGTCAAAACGCATAACGAAATAGAGGCCTTACTTCTTGAAGCAGAGCTTATTAAAATACATAAACCGAAATATAATACCCTCTTGAAAGAGGGAAATCCTTTTGTGTATATTCTAAAAACCGATGAACCAGTCGCTGATTTACAGATTGTCAGAACAAAAAAACAGAAAGGTCTTTATTTCGGTCCATTTTTGCAAAAAAAGGAGGCTCGAAGCGTTGTTGCGTTTTTGAAAGATAGTTTTACTCTTAATAGATGCAACAAGAAGATTGAAAACGGATGTCTTGATTATCATCTGGGTCGATGCGCTGGAACATGTAAAAGAGATTTTGATACAGAAGGTTATAACATCAGAATGGAGCTTGCAGTCAACGTGTTGAAAAACGATAAAAATGCATTTATCGACACTCTCAAAACACACATCAAACAGTACAGTGTCGATCTTGCATTTGAAAAGGCACGAAATTTACAAAAATACCTTGAAGGGCTTGAAGTTATTTTTAATACCATCAAAACAAAATTTTCTGTTGAAAAATACGAATCAGAGCTTATACGGATCTTATATCCGCAGGAGCTTGGCGAAGGATCTACGCAGATTAACTTGCAACTGCAAACTTTTTTAAAAACTGAAAAACCGATTCGAACAATCGACTGCTTTGACATATCGCATATGCAAGGACAAGACATTGTCGGTTCATGTGTCAGATTCACCGATGGCAGGCCCGACAAAAATAAGTTCCGTAAATTTAGACTCAAAACAGTCACCCAGCAGAATGATTATGCAGCATTGCAAGAGATTGTCATACGCCGATACAAAGATAAAACAGAGATTCCAGATCTTGTTGTTATTGACGGAGGCAAAGGCCAGCTTTCAGCCGTAAAACAGATTTTGCCCGATGCTTTGATTATCAGTTTAGCAAAACGGGAAGAACGCATCTTTGGGTCCTGGGATCCGGATGGTATCAGATTAGATCTGCATGATCCGGTAGGAAAACTGTTGATCGCACTCAGAGATTACACCCACCACTTTGCAATATCATTCCACCGATTGCGCAGGAAAAATAGCATCAAAGAATAA
- a CDS encoding DUF4804 domain-containing protein produces MVMIASSTCNFLHADEIITLATKHNADTVQKQFLKEAEGIKKIEKVERSQTIDNELKTIHSFFILTNAGTLFEVSPNGQINWTMDNLSYFTFKNRTLKNIADALSIKSTEDALSIKNETIISSGYMLAIDNKNHLLVPRLTIKNSAYTKDLIKIEKICNTPIHLLDSLEFEHNTFAIIGSTWPNIHLVHVPINLNSLIITGKPYKQTGDNSANYSRITFLKNAYLLAVGNEQEKDPYIIYGQIEKEPSQLRKVKTDYCAVIIKKMAFKESITKQNIIYPMPFKAEYFKIDDELVEKKAYTSEQFTTQKELCRFHNIPVDGSHVPFLIDYKSDKDWAILAHTKNGCQLITNSKKSAHAIITFAKKINFEDIFAIEKSEEQTNFYSKKGRFYLTQNETTAQFANDSDNKTSIVAAAGASIDDENVYVIENTYEKHTFFGSLLNKIYGPTESTLKVIKRTDVDNKQKGKGKDAKKSNMLVSLDSPEKIPTITQKNVKTVDDFTKILEKEVDKNSVEKLVEATDQLLTLPEKIEQPADEFQPAVDPKLLFNMNKNNQIRTLLAKNKNSDVIKQDIASFAQTAILFAPAKLKKLASDFLALKKDYGTEIEKRYYQAFKNELDFLKALVKKRYWYFKQVELESLFTLNTNKVFKLLHKSTGYQLSGIGQNFNVDNIENTLTPDEMKIVSLISSFSQTHFINDGNYCTKKTDELASEHIFKGWVASQAGAHFNIINFCEWQDIIITVDQNTQENGYGNTRDGNNINTKIRKLWETFYNEKKALPSYQEIRKRKNKNPRYVKLMHQEKLVGYFDQILYKKRMQLILQPFLKVVETIGKKENKSIVLYSTNLNAYEHRYPDFMCEYENKTNQPLETICFELQKEIYRKYLQTHENTSIKAIYFAERKCKKDGQQPSQKTNELETISNTTIYKTNVPPAAKLFDQEDTIVISNVPSEGFVQVGNDFWMGQEHEFSMSAQRADHSFITTYQNPYINQQLLENMVFVDTEE; encoded by the coding sequence ATGGTTATGATTGCAAGCAGTACTTGCAACTTTTTACATGCAGATGAAATAATAACTCTTGCAACCAAACACAATGCTGATACTGTTCAAAAACAGTTTTTAAAAGAAGCAGAGGGTATCAAAAAAATTGAAAAAGTAGAAAGATCTCAAACAATCGATAATGAACTAAAAACTATACATTCGTTTTTTATCTTGACTAACGCAGGCACGCTGTTTGAAGTTAGCCCGAACGGCCAAATTAATTGGACAATGGATAATCTCTCATACTTTACATTCAAAAATAGAACCTTAAAAAACATTGCAGATGCATTATCTATAAAAAGCACTGAAGATGCATTATCTATTAAAAATGAAACTATTATTTCTTCTGGTTATATGCTGGCAATCGACAACAAAAATCATCTGCTTGTACCACGTCTTACTATCAAAAATAGTGCCTACACTAAAGATCTAATCAAAATCGAAAAAATCTGTAATACACCGATTCACTTGCTTGACAGTCTTGAGTTTGAACATAATACCTTTGCAATTATTGGCAGCACCTGGCCAAATATTCATCTGGTTCATGTGCCAATAAACTTAAATTCACTCATAATAACGGGTAAACCTTATAAGCAAACAGGCGATAATTCCGCAAATTACAGCCGCATTACATTTTTAAAAAATGCATATCTTTTAGCTGTCGGCAATGAGCAAGAAAAGGATCCCTATATTATTTATGGGCAGATTGAAAAAGAACCATCGCAACTGAGAAAAGTAAAAACTGATTATTGTGCGGTTATTATTAAAAAAATGGCGTTTAAAGAAAGTATTACCAAGCAAAACATTATATACCCTATGCCATTCAAAGCAGAATATTTTAAAATTGATGATGAACTTGTAGAAAAAAAAGCTTATACCTCCGAACAATTTACTACTCAAAAAGAACTCTGTAGATTCCACAACATTCCCGTCGACGGATCGCACGTTCCATTTTTAATCGATTATAAAAGTGACAAAGACTGGGCGATTCTTGCTCATACAAAAAATGGCTGCCAACTTATTACCAACTCGAAAAAATCAGCGCATGCTATCATAACATTTGCCAAAAAAATTAATTTTGAAGATATTTTTGCAATCGAAAAAAGTGAAGAACAGACAAACTTTTATTCCAAAAAAGGTCGTTTTTACCTCACACAAAATGAGACCACTGCTCAGTTCGCAAACGACAGTGATAATAAAACAAGTATTGTTGCAGCAGCGGGAGCCTCTATTGACGACGAAAATGTTTATGTTATAGAAAACACATATGAAAAACATACATTTTTCGGCTCACTATTGAATAAAATATATGGCCCTACAGAATCAACTTTGAAAGTAATTAAAAGAACAGATGTCGACAACAAACAGAAGGGAAAAGGTAAGGATGCAAAAAAATCGAACATGCTAGTAAGCCTTGATTCTCCTGAAAAAATACCGACAATTACACAAAAAAATGTCAAAACGGTTGATGATTTTACAAAAATCCTTGAAAAAGAGGTAGATAAAAATTCAGTTGAAAAACTTGTCGAGGCAACTGATCAACTGCTTACGCTTCCAGAGAAAATCGAGCAACCAGCAGATGAATTTCAACCTGCAGTTGACCCAAAATTACTTTTTAACATGAATAAAAATAATCAGATCAGAACATTACTTGCAAAAAATAAAAATTCTGATGTTATCAAACAGGATATCGCTTCGTTTGCACAGACTGCAATTTTGTTTGCTCCAGCAAAGCTAAAAAAACTGGCTTCTGATTTTCTTGCACTAAAAAAAGACTATGGAACTGAGATTGAAAAAAGATATTACCAAGCATTCAAAAATGAACTTGATTTTTTAAAAGCACTTGTGAAAAAAAGATACTGGTATTTTAAACAGGTAGAGCTTGAATCTCTTTTTACATTGAATACAAACAAAGTCTTTAAATTATTACATAAAAGTACAGGTTATCAACTAAGTGGTATAGGACAAAATTTCAATGTAGATAATATCGAAAATACACTTACTCCAGATGAAATGAAAATTGTATCTTTGATAAGTAGTTTCAGTCAAACTCATTTTATCAACGATGGAAATTATTGCACAAAAAAAACAGATGAGTTGGCATCTGAACATATTTTTAAAGGATGGGTTGCCTCACAAGCGGGAGCACATTTCAATATCATCAATTTTTGTGAATGGCAAGACATTATTATTACTGTTGACCAAAACACTCAAGAAAATGGTTATGGCAACACAAGAGACGGAAATAATATAAATACAAAAATACGAAAATTATGGGAAACATTTTACAATGAAAAAAAAGCATTACCGTCATATCAAGAAATAAGAAAAAGGAAAAACAAAAATCCACGCTATGTAAAATTAATGCACCAAGAAAAACTGGTAGGCTATTTTGACCAGATACTCTATAAAAAACGCATGCAGCTGATTTTGCAACCATTTTTGAAGGTCGTTGAAACAATTGGTAAAAAAGAAAACAAATCTATTGTGCTTTACAGCACCAATCTCAATGCGTATGAACACAGATATCCAGACTTTATGTGCGAATATGAAAATAAAACCAACCAGCCATTGGAAACCATATGTTTTGAGCTTCAAAAAGAGATTTATCGCAAATACTTGCAAACCCATGAAAATACCTCGATCAAAGCTATCTATTTTGCAGAGCGTAAGTGTAAAAAAGATGGCCAACAACCAAGCCAAAAGACAAACGAGTTAGAAACAATCAGCAACACGACTATTTACAAAACAAATGTACCTCCGGCAGCAAAACTGTTTGATCAAGAAGATACAATCGTGATATCAAATGTTCCATCAGAAGGATTTGTCCAGGTTGGAAATGATTTTTGGATGGGGCAAGAACATGAATTTTCAATGTCAGCGCAACGTGCAGATCACTCGTTCATCACGACCTATCAAAATCCGTATATTAACCAACAGCTGCTTGAAAATATGGTCTTTGTTGACACTGAAGAATGA